One segment of Candidatus Falkowbacteria bacterium DNA contains the following:
- a CDS encoding response regulator: MGKTIGISTSGAPGVPELNNAILVISPYNITGITKTISRRTENNYNVIETFSGKDALEVFNTVRPDIIVVNVFMDDCPGKIHESAHIINSVRKINPAALIVTTSSKEVNEACRKKMIGLGANMYIPGEILKKAIHLIIKSYETIISWDEKYFGTDNDRESELIKSFHYLNQQYFRSYFENNPSEELITVSPRRLNNMIHTKDPREKDDYFIYLSRNNFIN, encoded by the coding sequence ATGGGGAAAACCATTGGAATAAGCACGAGCGGAGCACCAGGGGTGCCAGAGTTGAACAATGCAATACTAGTAATATCACCATACAATATTACCGGAATTACAAAAACAATAAGTAGAAGGACGGAAAATAACTACAATGTTATTGAAACCTTTAGTGGAAAAGATGCCCTGGAAGTTTTCAACACGGTACGACCAGATATAATTGTAGTTAATGTTTTTATGGATGATTGCCCGGGCAAAATACATGAAAGCGCACACATAATAAACAGCGTCAGGAAGATAAACCCAGCAGCTTTGATAGTCACTACCTCAAGTAAGGAGGTAAACGAAGCATGCAGGAAAAAAATGATTGGCTTAGGCGCCAATATGTACATTCCGGGCGAAATATTAAAAAAAGCAATTCATCTAATAATAAAAAGTTACGAAACAATTATTTCCTGGGATGAGAAATATTTTGGAACTGATAATGACAGGGAGAGCGAACTAATTAAATCATTTCATTATCTTAACCAGCAATATTTTAGATCATATTTTGAAAATAACCCTAGCGAAGAGCTTATAACAGTTAGCCCACGAAGGTTGAATAATATGATCCACACAAAAGACCCCAGAGAGAAAGACGACTATTTTATCTACTTATCAAGAAATAATTTTATTAACTAA
- a CDS encoding sigma-70 family RNA polymerase sigma factor produces the protein MATKPKKKIMKKPVLKRKKVVAKKIVHTKAKPVLTKSTGAKPDYKVIDDLVAKVRPRGFVTETELLQALPSVEFYVYEFELLLERLQKNSIRIVEDSGSFLDADANVRKAEQLTSILGSDKDRLKFDISELSADSIQMYLREIGKVPLLTTEEEVELAKRKERGDKDAERKLIEANLRLVVSIAKKFAGSKGLSLLDLIQEGNIGLFRAVEKFEYRKGYKFSTYATWWIRQAITRSLADQSRTIRIPVHMVETINKFQHIQRQLIQDLGREPLPEEIAAEMNETIDKVRYIIKISQDTISLETTVGEDDEDSTLEDFIEDVKNVTPDRSAALQLLKDYVKEIISQLTPREQKILEMRFGLIDGVSHTLEEVGAEFDVTRERIRQIEYKTLEKIQKHSLIKKLRDY, from the coding sequence ATGGCTACAAAGCCTAAAAAAAAGATAATGAAAAAACCAGTGCTTAAGCGAAAAAAGGTGGTAGCTAAAAAAATAGTCCACACTAAAGCTAAGCCAGTCCTAACTAAGTCAACTGGTGCTAAACCAGACTACAAAGTGATTGATGATTTAGTGGCCAAAGTTAGACCACGTGGTTTTGTTACTGAGACAGAGCTTTTACAAGCCCTGCCTAGTGTTGAGTTTTATGTTTATGAATTTGAACTATTATTAGAACGCTTACAGAAAAACAGTATTCGTATTGTTGAAGATTCAGGCAGCTTTTTAGACGCGGATGCTAATGTTAGAAAAGCTGAACAGCTTACTTCTATTTTAGGTAGTGACAAAGATCGTTTGAAGTTTGATATTTCTGAATTATCAGCTGATTCAATTCAAATGTATTTGCGTGAAATTGGTAAAGTGCCATTGCTCACAACCGAAGAAGAAGTCGAACTAGCTAAGAGAAAAGAACGCGGCGACAAAGACGCTGAGAGAAAACTAATTGAAGCTAACCTTCGTTTAGTTGTTTCGATTGCTAAAAAATTTGCAGGGTCTAAGGGTTTGAGCCTATTGGATTTGATTCAAGAAGGAAATATTGGCTTGTTCCGTGCCGTAGAAAAATTTGAATATCGTAAAGGTTATAAGTTCTCAACTTACGCGACTTGGTGGATTCGTCAGGCCATTACTCGATCATTAGCCGACCAATCTCGTACCATTCGTATTCCCGTTCACATGGTTGAAACAATTAACAAGTTCCAGCATATTCAACGTCAGTTAATTCAAGACTTAGGACGTGAGCCATTACCAGAAGAAATTGCTGCTGAAATGAATGAGACAATTGATAAGGTTCGCTACATTATTAAAATCTCTCAAGATACAATTTCGCTTGAAACAACAGTTGGTGAAGATGACGAAGACTCCACTCTCGAAGACTTTATTGAGGATGTTAAAAATGTTACACCAGACCGTTCCGCTGCCTTACAGCTTTTGAAAGATTATGTTAAAGAAATTATTTCTCAGCTAACACCACGTGAACAAAAGATTTTAGAAATGCGTTTTGGTTTGATTGATGGTGTGTCTCACACTTTAGAGGAGGTGGGTGCTGAGTTTGATGTTACTCGTGAACGTATTCGCCAAATTGAATATAAGACCCTAGAAAAGATTCAAAAGCATTCTCTGATCAAGAAATTGCGAGATTACTAA
- a CDS encoding prepilin-type N-terminal cleavage/methylation domain-containing protein, translating to MKNKNSGFTLIELLVTIAIIGVLVSISILSLSAVRLKTRDLKRVLDIKQVQSALELYFSYNGVYPAEVTPGGAISDGNITYLSKVPSNPLPKTNSDCLSNQNYVYTQVNSGTSYTISFCLEGQTTALNSGNNIATPLGTTGGSSGSGSSQFSTCGDDLAYSGGTYHTVQIGTQCWFRNNLDVGTRVNGVLDQADANAGTIQKYCYDDDPANCTTDGGLYQWHTAMAFAATCDNHTATSPCVVSSTHQGICPTGWHIPSDAEWTTLTRFVSGDANCDPDHGCPPASTKLKSVTPAWDGTDDYGFSALPAGYRGNNGQFTHDVNRSNFWTSLIDDSDESYRRYLNNGDAKVNRDDDRKIFGFSVRCVKD from the coding sequence ATAAAAAATAAAAACTCAGGTTTTACACTCATTGAACTATTGGTAACAATAGCAATTATAGGTGTCTTAGTTAGCATTTCTATTCTTAGTCTTTCAGCGGTTCGTCTTAAAACCAGAGATTTAAAACGCGTGCTTGATATTAAACAAGTTCAATCAGCGCTTGAATTGTATTTTAGTTATAATGGAGTTTACCCAGCAGAGGTAACGCCGGGCGGCGCTATAAGTGATGGTAACATAACTTATTTAAGCAAGGTTCCGTCTAATCCTTTACCAAAAACTAATAGTGATTGTTTGTCTAATCAAAATTATGTTTATACTCAAGTTAATAGTGGAACTTCTTATACAATTTCTTTTTGCTTAGAAGGGCAAACGACTGCTTTGAATTCTGGTAATAATATTGCAACACCATTAGGCACTACTGGTGGAAGTTCAGGCAGTGGTAGTAGTCAGTTTTCTACTTGCGGCGACGATTTAGCTTATTCCGGTGGAACTTATCATACGGTACAAATTGGTACTCAATGCTGGTTTAGAAACAATTTAGATGTTGGTACACGCGTTAATGGCGTGCTTGATCAAGCTGATGCTAACGCCGGAACAATCCAAAAATATTGTTATGATGATGATCCGGCAAACTGTACGACTGATGGGGGATTGTATCAATGGCATACAGCCATGGCTTTTGCAGCGACTTGCGACAATCACACCGCAACTTCGCCTTGTGTAGTTAGCTCAACTCATCAAGGTATTTGTCCAACCGGCTGGCATATTCCAAGTGATGCTGAGTGGACAACTTTAACTAGATTTGTTAGTGGTGATGCTAATTGCGATCCTGATCACGGCTGTCCTCCAGCTTCAACTAAATTAAAGTCAGTAACGCCAGCCTGGGACGGCACCGATGATTATGGTTTCTCGGCCTTGCCCGCTGGTTATCGTGGAAATAATGGACAATTTACACATGATGTTAATCGTTCAAATTTTTGGACCAGTCTAATTGATGACAGTGATGAGTCTTATCGTCGTTATTTAAACAACGGAGATGCTAAAGTTAATCGTGATGATGATAGGAAAATATTTGGTTTTTCAGTTCGTTGTGTAAAGGATTAG
- a CDS encoding ATP-binding cassette domain-containing protein has translation MAEEVILRFDNVTFEYLEKKPILEAASFSLRRGAKFTLMGQNGAGKSTLFGLIRGEYKPKDGRVLTTNNATIGTALQAVARKDFDLTVEQYFASAFEVVPGNLASRISKAMDAVNFDVPVERRVGDLSGGQQARLLLAFALIQNPDILLLDEPTNNLDKAGIDHLIQFLIMYDKTVIVISHDADFLNCFTEGVLYLDVFTHKLESYVGDYFSVVEEINKRIEREKMKNAQLEKVIQDRKEKVNFFANKGGKMRKLAKKLKDETEELEENKVDVRREDKTIRSFEIPCQDINGEIVRISSVKVIVNHEAIDKPVEKTLRKRSRLLITGPNGMGKSTLLRSLISDDHKGAVILEGVRVGYYSQDFATLNFEQTVFDSLKSAMADGYDLQDMRSIAAGFLISGELMGHPVAALSEGQKGLLSFARLVLMKPGLLILDEPTNHINFRHIPVIAKAINDYEGAIILVSHMSEFVSEIRVDDELDLKKI, from the coding sequence ATGGCCGAAGAAGTAATCTTGCGTTTTGATAACGTAACGTTTGAATATTTAGAAAAGAAACCGATTTTAGAGGCGGCTAGTTTTAGTTTACGCCGCGGCGCTAAATTTACTTTGATGGGACAAAACGGTGCTGGCAAAAGTACACTTTTTGGCTTAATCCGTGGTGAATACAAACCTAAAGATGGCCGTGTCTTAACGACTAACAATGCCACTATTGGCACCGCGCTTCAGGCCGTAGCGCGCAAAGACTTCGATTTAACAGTTGAACAATATTTTGCTTCAGCCTTTGAAGTCGTACCCGGCAACTTAGCGAGCAGGATTAGTAAAGCTATGGACGCGGTTAATTTTGACGTGCCTGTTGAACGCCGGGTAGGTGATTTGTCAGGTGGGCAACAAGCTCGCTTGCTTTTAGCTTTTGCCTTGATTCAAAATCCTGACATTCTTTTACTAGATGAACCGACTAACAATTTAGACAAAGCGGGAATCGATCACTTGATTCAATTTTTAATCATGTATGATAAAACAGTTATTGTTATCTCACACGACGCTGACTTCTTAAATTGTTTTACTGAAGGAGTGCTTTATCTTGATGTCTTTACACATAAACTTGAAAGCTATGTTGGTGACTATTTTTCCGTGGTTGAAGAAATTAACAAACGAATCGAACGTGAGAAAATGAAAAATGCACAACTGGAAAAAGTTATTCAGGATCGAAAAGAAAAGGTTAACTTCTTTGCCAACAAAGGTGGTAAGATGCGTAAGCTAGCAAAAAAATTAAAAGATGAAACTGAGGAGTTAGAAGAAAATAAAGTCGACGTTAGACGTGAAGATAAAACGATTCGTAGTTTTGAAATTCCTTGTCAGGATATTAACGGAGAAATTGTTAGAATAAGTTCAGTTAAAGTTATTGTTAATCATGAAGCGATTGATAAACCAGTTGAAAAAACTTTACGTAAACGAAGTCGCTTATTAATTACTGGTCCAAATGGAATGGGGAAGAGTACTTTGCTTCGTTCTTTAATATCAGACGATCATAAAGGGGCTGTAATTTTAGAAGGCGTTCGGGTCGGTTATTATAGTCAGGATTTTGCCACTCTTAATTTTGAACAAACAGTGTTTGATTCTTTGAAAAGCGCTATGGCTGATGGTTATGACTTACAAGATATGCGTTCAATCGCTGCTGGCTTTTTAATTTCCGGAGAACTAATGGGCCATCCAGTCGCAGCTTTATCTGAAGGTCAAAAAGGGCTCTTGTCTTTTGCACGTTTAGTTTTAATGAAACCAGGTTTGTTGATTTTAGATGAGCCAACTAATCACATTAATTTCCGCCACATTCCGGTAATTGCTAAAGCGATTAATGATTATGAAGGCGCCATTATTTTAGTAAGCCACATGAGCGAATTTGTTAGTGAAATTAGGGTTGATGACGAACTAGATTTGAAAAAAATATAA
- a CDS encoding methyltransferase domain-containing protein, which yields MKESFVKYLLCPGCRNSNFILENKTEDDREVRDADLVCQSCKKVYAIKRGLIFLYDTLSPEVLYEREAYAKDNATRFTKDDREVRMMQLSRENAFSVLAKENDLKTKKILELGAANAWLSSYLAKSNDCVAMDMYYEKPNGLEAAEENMKTNNVFLERVVADMIDLPFINEAFDMVIICAALHHSSNLATTLNEIQRVLKDGGKLLLLNEPSNGMFGTNERAIIDNDMVEGFNEERYSILTWLRYVRQAGFQAKAYLPDNMSSVLSSRNHNFLAALWRSSFEKIKFIKSFLSLPILTVFDGFFNIVAIKATKR from the coding sequence ATGAAAGAATCATTTGTTAAATATTTACTTTGTCCAGGTTGTAGAAATAGCAATTTTATTTTAGAGAATAAGACAGAAGATGATAGAGAAGTAAGAGATGCTGATTTAGTTTGTCAATCTTGTAAAAAGGTTTACGCTATTAAGCGCGGACTTATTTTTTTATATGATACTTTAAGTCCAGAGGTTTTATATGAACGCGAGGCTTATGCGAAAGACAATGCTACCAGATTTACTAAGGATGATAGAGAAGTAAGAATGATGCAGCTTTCAAGAGAGAATGCTTTTTCTGTTTTGGCGAAGGAAAATGACTTAAAAACAAAAAAGATTTTAGAATTAGGTGCAGCTAATGCTTGGCTGTCTTCATATTTAGCCAAGAGCAATGATTGTGTTGCAATGGATATGTACTATGAAAAGCCCAATGGCTTAGAGGCTGCTGAAGAGAACATGAAAACAAATAATGTTTTTTTAGAAAGGGTAGTCGCTGATATGATTGATTTGCCCTTTATCAACGAAGCTTTTGATATGGTGATTATTTGTGCAGCTCTTCATCATAGTTCTAACTTAGCTACAACTCTAAATGAAATTCAAAGAGTTCTAAAAGACGGCGGTAAGTTACTATTATTAAATGAACCAAGTAACGGAATGTTTGGCACAAATGAACGTGCAATTATTGATAATGATATGGTAGAAGGGTTTAACGAAGAGCGCTATTCTATCTTGACTTGGTTAAGATATGTTAGGCAGGCCGGTTTCCAAGCTAAAGCTTATCTACCTGATAATATGTCTAGCGTTCTTTCGTCTCGAAATCATAATTTTTTGGCTGCTCTATGGAGATCTTCTTTTGAAAAAATTAAGTTTATAAAATCTTTTCTATCATTGCCAATTTTGACTGTTTTTGATGGATTTTTTAATATAGTGGCAATAAAAGCCACTAAGAGATAA
- the dnaG gene encoding DNA primase, whose product MLNTSDEIKSRLDIIEVIRQYVPLKPAGLNFLARCPFHNEKSASFTVSPTKQVWHCFGCGRGGDLFSFVMEIEKITFVEALRLLAPRAGIVLKQESGPEASLRNRILDILEQATDFYHRTFINDVNSRQARHYVAGRGLSEDVIRDWNIGYAPDSWDDLIIFLKQKGFTDKEIILSGLAIDRNEGGRCYNRFRGRIMFPIREVNGNVVGFTGRLLPEFEKRDLGQGKYVNSPQTAVYDKGKVLFGLDKAKQAIREGNLAIVVEGQMDCLTAHQFGFTNVVASSGTALTIEQAAILKRYANRVAFAFDMDPAGRQALDRGSEQAFAFELEALAVSLPAGKDPDECIRKDLDGWKNSLSSAEPVMQYYLKEVLAANDSETATGRRAIVQKFLPRVARIANIIEKDFWLKKLSQAVDVGEHFLHEAMAAANKSKVLDKISVIEKVAPKAEQVPRNREEILSEQLVALLVAFPDLIPAISPYVPSEQIMGQSSQLLYRQLVVYYNKNIAHIEDGAPVFEYGEFRTWLSKQGFTAGDIQELDRLAILIEKNFSDIKAEEANSAIKGIQNELRRSYLNRRMKAVAKLIGEMESQNSSVERDERLDTLLKEFNDLAEEVRQLSSSVE is encoded by the coding sequence ATGTTAAATACATCAGACGAAATAAAATCACGACTCGATATTATTGAAGTTATAAGACAGTACGTGCCATTAAAACCAGCCGGCTTAAACTTTTTAGCGCGCTGTCCTTTTCATAATGAAAAATCTGCTTCATTCACCGTAAGTCCGACTAAGCAAGTTTGGCATTGTTTTGGTTGTGGTCGTGGCGGAGATTTGTTTTCTTTTGTTATGGAGATTGAGAAGATAACTTTTGTTGAAGCTCTCAGGTTATTGGCGCCGCGCGCTGGCATAGTTTTGAAGCAAGAAAGTGGACCCGAGGCATCTTTGCGTAATCGCATTCTTGATATTCTTGAACAAGCGACTGATTTTTATCATCGAACATTTATTAATGATGTTAACTCACGTCAGGCCAGACATTACGTTGCTGGTCGGGGATTGAGTGAAGATGTTATTCGTGATTGGAATATTGGTTATGCGCCTGATTCATGGGATGACTTAATTATTTTTCTAAAGCAAAAAGGTTTTACTGACAAAGAAATTATTTTGTCAGGTTTAGCAATTGATCGTAATGAAGGCGGGCGTTGTTATAATCGTTTTCGAGGTCGAATAATGTTTCCGATCAGAGAAGTTAACGGTAATGTCGTTGGTTTTACTGGCCGACTATTACCAGAATTTGAAAAGCGAGATTTAGGCCAAGGTAAATATGTTAATAGTCCACAAACGGCTGTTTATGATAAAGGAAAAGTTTTGTTTGGACTTGATAAAGCTAAGCAGGCAATTCGTGAAGGTAATCTAGCAATTGTCGTTGAAGGACAGATGGATTGTTTAACCGCTCATCAATTTGGTTTTACCAATGTAGTAGCTTCTTCAGGGACAGCTTTAACAATTGAGCAAGCGGCGATTTTAAAGCGCTATGCGAATAGAGTAGCTTTTGCTTTTGATATGGACCCAGCTGGACGTCAGGCTCTAGATCGCGGCAGCGAACAAGCTTTTGCTTTTGAGTTAGAAGCTTTGGCTGTTAGTCTGCCAGCCGGAAAAGATCCAGATGAATGTATTCGCAAAGATTTAGACGGTTGGAAAAATAGTTTAAGTTCAGCTGAGCCAGTCATGCAATATTATCTTAAAGAAGTTTTAGCCGCCAATGATAGTGAAACCGCGACTGGACGCCGCGCTATTGTACAAAAGTTTTTACCACGCGTCGCCCGCATTGCTAATATAATCGAAAAAGATTTTTGGTTGAAAAAACTAAGCCAGGCAGTTGACGTAGGGGAGCACTTTCTACATGAAGCTATGGCTGCGGCTAATAAATCAAAGGTTTTAGATAAGATTAGTGTTATTGAAAAAGTCGCACCAAAGGCTGAACAGGTGCCACGCAACCGCGAAGAAATATTATCAGAACAATTAGTCGCTTTATTGGTTGCTTTCCCTGATTTAATCCCAGCTATTAGTCCTTATGTTCCATCAGAGCAGATAATGGGACAATCTAGCCAATTACTTTACAGACAGCTCGTTGTCTATTATAATAAGAACATTGCTCATATTGAAGACGGAGCACCTGTTTTCGAATATGGCGAATTTAGAACTTGGTTATCCAAGCAAGGATTTACGGCGGGCGATATTCAGGAATTGGATCGACTCGCTATTTTAATTGAAAAAAACTTTTCAGACATTAAAGCCGAAGAAGCTAATTCTGCTATTAAAGGAATTCAAAATGAGCTTCGACGTTCTTATCTTAACCGACGCATGAAAGCCGTCGCCAAATTGATTGGCGAAATGGAATCACAAAACTCAAGCGTTGAACGAGATGAACGACTCGATACTCTTTTGAAGGAATTTAATGATCTAGCAGAAGAAGTGCGTCAGCTGTCTTCTTCGGTTGAATAA
- a CDS encoding thioredoxin domain-containing protein — translation MKKPYNAFKAAQLTNALRILVFACIAAIVLMIVLYFSMAENRRQLMSWFGINEPNLSKTENKTADQNDVGLNGSVSVNESINVRPLDREDHLWGPIDAPVSLIIYDDFECPFCAQFYDTVNRAKAEFGTSLVVAVRHFPLISHDQAITAAVASECAAEKGKFWDMYNLLFEDNKAGKLKKDEIIKNAETISLEPVSFLGCLTKEKYKDKILSQKEEVKKLGVIGTPASFINNQYVPGALPYADFSYPDGTNAPGLKSLIQQKLDEFKNKK, via the coding sequence ATGAAAAAACCATATAACGCTTTTAAAGCTGCTCAACTAACTAATGCTTTGCGCATCCTTGTTTTTGCATGCATAGCGGCGATTGTTTTAATGATTGTTTTATATTTTTCTATGGCTGAAAATCGTCGTCAGCTAATGAGTTGGTTTGGTATTAATGAACCAAATTTAAGTAAAACTGAAAATAAGACCGCTGATCAAAATGACGTTGGCCTTAATGGTTCAGTCTCGGTTAATGAATCAATTAATGTTCGCCCGCTTGATCGTGAAGATCATCTTTGGGGGCCGATTGACGCGCCAGTTAGTTTAATCATTTATGATGACTTTGAATGTCCATTTTGTGCTCAGTTTTACGACACAGTTAATCGCGCCAAGGCTGAATTTGGTACCAGTTTAGTAGTGGCTGTTAGACATTTTCCTTTAATAAGTCATGACCAGGCTATTACGGCAGCCGTGGCTTCTGAATGTGCGGCTGAGAAAGGGAAGTTTTGGGACATGTATAATTTACTATTTGAAGACAATAAGGCTGGTAAGCTTAAGAAAGATGAAATAATTAAAAATGCTGAAACAATTAGCCTAGAGCCAGTCTCGTTTCTCGGCTGTTTGACTAAAGAAAAATATAAAGATAAGATATTGTCTCAAAAGGAAGAGGTGAAAAAACTAGGAGTAATTGGTACTCCGGCTAGCTTTATTAACAATCAATATGTTCCAGGAGCTTTGCCTTATGCTGATTTTTCTTATCCCGATGGTACTAATGCCCCTGGTCTAAAGTCTCTTATTCAGCAGAAGCTAGATGAATTCAAGAATAAGAAATAA